In the genome of Natronomonas salina, the window CCGCGACGAGCAGTTTGGATGGCTCGCGGACGACCTCCGATCGTGGCGCGACGACAACGAGGGGACGATCGTGACGATGGCTCATCACAACCCATCGTGGCGGCAGACCGAGGGCGGCGAAGCGACGGGAACGACCGACGGTGTCCCGGGTGTCGAGCAGGTCGGCCGCGGCGCGGAGATGTCGGGCGGCGGCTGGGTCGGGAAGAACCGCCTCGAACTCCGCTCGCTGCTCGCGGAGGTGGGCGTCTCCCTGCACGTCTCCGGACACGAACACCGCGACCGGGTCGCACGCTACCACGGTGACGACACGGTTGTCGCGACGACGGGGACCGGCCTCGAACACGTCGGACCGGACGGCGAGGTGCTGGAGACGACGACAGGTCGGAAGCGAGAGATCCTCACCGAGGGTGAAGGGCCCTTGTTCCTGGAGGTGACGACCGCGGCCTCCGGGACGACGGAGTACTGGGGGTGGCGGACGGTCTCGGTGGCTCGCGACGGGAGTCGGGTCGACCCCACGCAGTTCGGTTATCCGGTCACCGACGAGTTCCTGGCCGAGCGAGCCCTCGAACCCGACCAGTGGTCCGCGGCGAACGCCGACCTTGGCTTGTACTCAACCCCCTCGTATCGAGTCGACGCCCGCATAGTCGAGGCCAGTCCGGAGCGAGTTACGGTCCGCATTATCAACGATCTACACCGCGAGTTCGACGGCGCGGTGACGATCCCCCTCCGCGCGCGCCGCGGCGTCCGGGTATGGAACGGGGTGAAACGCTGGCAGCGGTCGGACGGCGACTGGCAGGACGTCCGCATCGCTTTTTCGGCCGATCAGGGGAAATCGATAGACGTGACCGCCGAGACGGCCTCTAAGGAGTCTAGTAACGGTTGATTAAGCCGCCAAACTCCATGCTTATCATTTACTTGCGAACCGTTCATCCGTCCTACATTACGTGGCATTTATAGTAGTGGATGTCTACGGGAGGAGTATGGAAACCTTGCAGGTGGTAAGCCAATGAGTTCCCAGGAAGGACCTGGGCCGTCCCTCGAAAGCCTCGTCGACGACCTCAACAAGAGCCGCGCACCCACGACCGGCGACCCGGCCGCACGCACGGAGTCACTCGTCGAAGAGACGACCAGCTCCATGTTCGGCGGCGCCGGTCCGGACATCGACGACGGCCTCATCAAGCAGTCCCTCCCGGAACTGCTCGTGGTCCTCGTGGGCCTCCGCGAAGCCGAGACCCACGGGAAGGGCATCATGGAGGACCTCAGCCGGTTCTTCGGCGCCAAGCTCAGCCCGGGTACGGTGTACCCGACGTTGCACGACCTCGAAGAGCAGGGCGTCCTCGAGATGCGCGAGCTCATCCAGACGAAGGAGTACGCGGTCGACGACACGGACGCGGCCAGCGAGGCCCTCCGCGACGCGATGGGCCAGCACCTGGCACTCGGCGTCCTGTTCCACCGCGCCATCCAAGAGCTCGACGACTCCGACGAGTAAAACCCCAATTCCCACTTCTTCGAACGCTAACTCCTGAGCGACAGCTACCGGCCACGACCGTGAGCAGTATCGGACCGTCCCCGATCCCGTTCTCGGAGCGCCACGATAACGCCGCCGCAATCCGCGAACTGCTCTGCCCGCGCCGCGACGTCTGTGGGCGGGTACGCCTCCAGCGTCGCCAGGTAGAACAGCGTCTGCTCCCAGGTGTGCGGCTGGGCGTTGATGGAGACCACATCACCGTCGTGGACCATCCAGAACTCGCCGATGATGCCGGACTCGCGTGCGTGCTCGTGGGCGACCCAGTCGATACCCTCCCGAACCCTCGCGAGCTTCTCGTCGTCGTCCTTCCAGGCCTTCGCGAGTGCGACCAGCGCCTTCAGTTCGTACCCGCCGAACGCACCGTCGGCGTCGGGCTTGGGCTGTTCGAACGTCTCGGAGACCCCCTCCCACAGTGTTTCTAAATGCGTCTGCATTCGGTCGTCGTCGAACGGCTTGAAGCAGACCGGCCAGGCGACCGGGGCGTAGACGCCGGGGAACGGTGCGACCGGGATGCCGCCCGGACGTGGGACGTCCGGGTCTTTCGTGTAGCCGCCCGCCTCCTCGTCGTACGTCTCCGCGTCGATCGCGTCACCGAGTTCCCGCTTCCGGGCCTCGTAGCGCGACGACGCCTCGGCGTTTCCGAGCTCGGAAGCGGCCCGGACCGCAGAGTCAAGCGCCAGCCAGACCGGCGCCGCCCCGACTACCGTCTGGGTGTACGCCGCGTTGTCGTCCTCGTGGGCGCGCTGCTGCATGCCGTTCTCGGGGTCGCGGTACTCGACGAAGAAATCGGCGGCGGCCTCGATGGCCGGGTAGACCGCCTCGAGATACTCGCGGTCGCCGGTCGCCTCGTAGTGGTCCCACAGCGTCCAGACCGTGAAGCCAGTCTGGTCGATCTCCCAGGGGACCGGCCCACCGACGGCGCCGTCAGCGTAGTAGTTCATCGCCCAGTTACCGGGCGGCACCTGCGGGCTCCCTTCGTTCGGGTCGCCGGTTCGCTGCTGGAGGTCGGCGTACCAGCGGTTGTGGGTGTCGACGAACTCGTGGAGACCGACCAGGTCGAGCGCGTGGTTGAAGAACGCGCCGTCCCGTGGCCAGTCCTCCCCGTAGGGCGGCTGCGTGGCGATCGAGGCGACGACGGCGCCCGTCTCCCGGTCGACGTTCGTCACCAGCGTCACGAGCGCCCGGTTGCAGACCGTCTGGATCCGCTCGTCGTCGGTGTTCGGCATGGGTGCGTCGGCCAGCAGGTCGTCGAACCACTCGCGCTTAGCTGCGACGACGTCGTCGACCGATCGTTGGCGTCCCGACTCCAGGGCAGCAGTCGCGTCGACGGGCGTCTCGCCCGCCCCCAGTACGACCGTCTCCTCGGCTCTACCATCCTCGAAGGTCAGGTCGGTAACGATCGCAGCAGTCGCCTGGCCGGCGTAGGCGTCGTTCCCCGGGAAGGCCCCCTCGCTGGCGGCGTCGAACGCGTCGCGGGTCGGCCCTGCAGCCGCGGGCGCTGCAGCCGGGTCGTGGGCGTCGCCGCCGACATGGTGGGCGGTCGTCTCGCCGTCGAACCCCCAGGCGAGGGCCACCCGCGACCGCTCGCCCGTCGAGTCGTCGACGCCGTCACCCTGGAAGACGACGGCGTCCGACTCGGCGTCGTACTGCGCGAGCCCGTCGTTGGCCTCCTCGAAGCACCAGTCCTGCGTGGGGTTGCCGACGTGCTTCGTCGTCACGGGGTTGACGTTCGCGAAGGCGACGAGTCGGACGTCGGTCGGCGCGTCCGAATCTCGCTCGACGGTGACGCCGCGGACGAACGTGTCCGATTCCCGAGCGACGACTGACCGAACTCTGACGGTAAGGCCGCGTTCGTCGTCGCGGTGGACCGTCTCGACGCTGTCCGAACGGTCGTACTCGTAGCTCTGCTCGGTCGCCAGTTCCCGGAGCCACGTCGTCTCGCCGTCGACGACGAGGCCGAGGAACGCGCCCTCGTTCTGCGCGACGCCCCAGCGCGGTTCGTCCCGCGACGTGGTGTGGTACTTGACGTGGTCGTAGAACGACGGCGACGGCCACTTCAGGACGGTGATCATCCCCTCGTCGTTCAGCGCGACCGAGAGGCCGCGGTTCCCGCTCTGGGCATGGATATCGGTCGGGCCGTACAGTTCGGGGTCCTCCTGGGGCTTGACGCAGCCGACCGACTTCACCAGCGCGTTCTCGATACCCGGGTCCTGCTCTCTCAGGTCCCCTACGGTATCCTCCAGTGGGTTGCCGTCTACACTTCCTAACAGTGCCGGGGCGACGCCGGCTGCGCCGACCGCACGCAACAGCGACCGTCGACTGGGATCGTCTGGCATGGGCGGCCAGAGCGAACCCAGCGGTTTATCAATTCTACCATGTGTTTACTGTTGATTATAAGTGAGCGGATCGGAACACCGACGATTACTGGGCAGGAAGACGCAACCCCACATCATCAGCCACGAACGACGTTCAGAGTCGGTAGCTCGGCCCGTCGTCGGTGTCCTGCACCTCGACGCCGAGGGCCTCGAGGTCGTCGCGGAGCGTGTCGGCCCGCTCGTAGTTGCCGGCGTCGCGTTCGGCCTCCCGGACGTCGAGGACGAGTTCGACGAGTTCGCCGGCCAGCGTTGCCTCCCCCTCCGCGGTGCCGTCGAAGTCGAAGCCCAGCACCTCGCCGCCGAACTCCTCGAAGGCCTCGACGGTCTCCCGGAGCGCGCGGTAGTCGTACTCGTCGCGCTCGTCGAGATGGCGATTCGCCGCGCCCGCGAGGTCCAGCAGCGCCGCGAGCGCCTCCCGGGTGTTGAAGTCGCCGTTCATCGCGTCGGTGAACGCCTCCCGCGTCTCGGCGACGCCGTCACGCAGCTCGGACTCCACCTTCGTGCGCGCGTCCGGGTCGTCGACGGCCTCCTCGACGCGCTCGTAGGCGTTCTCCAGCCGATCCCAGCGCTCGAGGGCCTCCTCGACCGCTTCCTCGCTGTAGGTCTGCGTCGAGTTGTACGACGCCGACAGGAAGAACATCCGCAGCGAATCGACGCCGAAGCGCTCGACGGCCTCGTTGACCGGGACGAAGTTCCCGAGGCTGGAGGACATCTTCTCCTCGTCCATCTGGAAGAGGTCGGCGTGCAGCCAGTAGCGGGCGAACGGCTCGCCCGTGGCGGCCTCGCTCTGGGCGATCTCGTTCTCGTGGTGCGGGAACACGAGGTCGCGACCGCCCATGTGGATGTCGAGGGTCTCGCCGAGGTGCGTCATCGACATCGCCGAGCACTCGATGTGCCAGCCCGGGCGGCCCTCCCCCCATGGTGAGTCCCAGGTCTGGCCGGCGGGACTGTCGGCGTCGTACTCCCGGTCGTCGTGGCGGTGCTCGTCGACGGCGTCAGCGTCGACGCCGCCGGCCTTCCAGAGCGCGAAGTCCGCGGGGTGGCGCTTCTCGGCGCGCTCCTCCTCGGGGCCCTGGGCCTCGACCTCCTCGATCTCTTGGTTCGACAGCTTGCCGTACTCCGGGTACTCGGTGACGTCGAAGTACACCGACCCGTTCGACTCGTAGGCGTAGCCCTTCTCGACGAGCGTCTCGACGAGGTCGACGATCTCCGGGACGTGCTCGGAGACGCGGGGGTAGACCTCCGCCCGCTTGAGGTTCAGCGACCGCATGTCGGTGAGCAGCTGGTCGATGAAGTGCCGCGCGACGCCGCCCTCGTCGTCGCCCAGGACGTCGTCGTCCGTCCGCTCGCCGACGCGCGCGACGATCTTCTCGTTGACGTCGGTGATGTTCTCCACGTGCCGGACCGAGTAGCCGAGGTGCTCGAGCCAGCGGTGGATGACGTCGACGTGGACCCACGTCCGGGCGTGCCCGAGGTGGGCGTCGTCCGAGACGGTCAGCCCGCAGTAGTACAGCAGGACGTCGTCAGGGTCCGCCGGCTCGAACAGTTCGCGCTCGCCCGTGAGCGTGTTCGTCACGCGAAGGCTCATTACCGGGAGCGTCGCCCGGAGGCGGTTTGAATGCGTCGCTTACAGGGCGTCTTCCACGGCCCGCACCGCGTTCGCGCCGGCTCGGCGGCCGACCACGACGACGAGCGTTCCCTCCGTCCCACCGGCCGCTTCGACCTCGACCTCCGCGGTCCCGAGCCGGGCGAGCACGTCCCCGAGCACGGCGGCGTCGACCTCCCCCTCGGCGACCACGGCGGTGTAGTCACCACCGTCGGCGCTGAACCCCGTGTCGCCGACGACGAGGAGCGCGTCGTCGGACTCGTCGGCGCGGCCGACTCCGGATTTCATCGAGACGCTGGCGCGGCGCTCCGACGGGGAATAGTCCTCGAGGTCTTCGACGTACCGGCGGAGCGCGGCGGCGACGGCCTCCTGCTCCCCGACGTCGAGGAACCGCGCCGCGGCGGTGTAGTTGACGACGCCGGCCCGGAGCGCGGTCTGGAGGAACGGGTGCTCGCGGACGGCCTCGCGCGTGTCGGCTGCGACGGTCATGGACGGTGCGTCGGCGCTCGGCGACAAACCGGTATCGGTTCCAGAGGGCGACGCCCGGATCTGGTTCCGGGAAACGACTATGTGCTTCGGTACCACACGTCCCACCCTATGATGGACGTTCAGCTGACGGTCGACGCCATCCTCGACCGCGCCGTCGACCTGTTCCCCGACAGGGAGATCGTCACGAAGCGGCCGGACGGTTCGATCCACCGCTACACCTACGCCGACCTCGACCGCCGAGTTCGCACGCTTGCCAACGCGCTCGACAGCCTCGGCGTCGAACGCGGTGACCGCGTCGGCACCGTGGCGCTCAACCACCACCGGCACCTCGAACTGTACTTCGCGCCGCCCTGCTCGGGCCGGTCGATCCACATGTGCAACATGCGCCTGCCCGACGGCCACTTCCAGCACACGGTCAACGACGCGGAGGACAAGGTGCTGTTCGTCGACCCGGCGTTCCTCGAGAAGGTCGAGGCCAGCGCAGACCAACTCGAGACGGTCGAGCAGTACGTCGTCCTCGGGGAGTCCGTCCCCGAGACGTCGCTGGAGCCCGTCGTCGCCTACGAGGACCTCCTCGACGACCACGACGCCGACTACGAGTGGCCCGAACTCGACCAGGACACCGAGTGCGGGATGTGCCACACCTCGGGGACGACTGGCCTGCCGAAGGGCGTCCCCTACACCCACCGGGCCATCTACCTGCACAGCATCATGTGCGGGCACGTCGACGCTAACGGGGTGAGCCAGCGGGACACCGTGTTGCCGGTCGTCCCGATGTTCCACGCCAACGGCTGGGGGCTCCCCTACGCCGCGACGCTCGTCGGCGCCAAACAGG includes:
- the cysS gene encoding cysteine--tRNA ligase, producing MSLRVTNTLTGERELFEPADPDDVLLYYCGLTVSDDAHLGHARTWVHVDVIHRWLEHLGYSVRHVENITDVNEKIVARVGERTDDDVLGDDEGGVARHFIDQLLTDMRSLNLKRAEVYPRVSEHVPEIVDLVETLVEKGYAYESNGSVYFDVTEYPEYGKLSNQEIEEVEAQGPEEERAEKRHPADFALWKAGGVDADAVDEHRHDDREYDADSPAGQTWDSPWGEGRPGWHIECSAMSMTHLGETLDIHMGGRDLVFPHHENEIAQSEAATGEPFARYWLHADLFQMDEEKMSSSLGNFVPVNEAVERFGVDSLRMFFLSASYNSTQTYSEEAVEEALERWDRLENAYERVEEAVDDPDARTKVESELRDGVAETREAFTDAMNGDFNTREALAALLDLAGAANRHLDERDEYDYRALRETVEAFEEFGGEVLGFDFDGTAEGEATLAGELVELVLDVREAERDAGNYERADTLRDDLEALGVEVQDTDDGPSYRL
- a CDS encoding DUF7523 family protein produces the protein MTVAADTREAVREHPFLQTALRAGVVNYTAAARFLDVGEQEAVAAALRRYVEDLEDYSPSERRASVSMKSGVGRADESDDALLVVGDTGFSADGGDYTAVVAEGEVDAAVLGDVLARLGTAEVEVEAAGGTEGTLVVVVGRRAGANAVRAVEDAL
- a CDS encoding PadR family transcriptional regulator is translated as MSSQEGPGPSLESLVDDLNKSRAPTTGDPAARTESLVEETTSSMFGGAGPDIDDGLIKQSLPELLVVLVGLREAETHGKGIMEDLSRFFGAKLSPGTVYPTLHDLEEQGVLEMRELIQTKEYAVDDTDAASEALRDAMGQHLALGVLFHRAIQELDDSDE